The following are from one region of the Nicotiana tabacum cultivar K326 chromosome 3, ASM71507v2, whole genome shotgun sequence genome:
- the LOC107772905 gene encoding uncharacterized protein LOC107772905, whose amino-acid sequence MGMVLPAEQAGYAEMENVEITDTELFYHVRGALKSALEGDPDKYNQLVGVMHCKERLVPEEVALLVTCLKALSGSVSCLDIVHHQSLLSSILGMSMWNYGTDVMDALMELLISLATSGGQYVDLCLEMLVNNFVPPPSFISLLNQPRGILRKGQVTDRVHSTLIDIAELVPLSPLRLEKIVKEKMQKMPINYTKEPFIMAYVENMLKLEGGAIGGLVGRTMLVAIMDWLIDLDVDIAWDEILNEDFTKCIFDMELEDLDGPVDDGQQDGDQLRISWMERLGNASAQKLDSLMVLTFEHLNFCKESGRLSQVFETLLQSFQHTVLTAYKSKFAQFVMFYACTLDPENCGRRFADTLFDIFKSSIYPQWRMSAVAYLASYLARAKFFSISSVAEYVESLVEWCSTYCSNQNGGINPKAHKEFYAGCQAMMYILCFRMRSMLAIPRIRSRLSKHIEDILRHPLSPLMVCLPSVVKEFLRLAKVTNLDVPDNFVSSGLLESDLSISFGGRERLDMFFPFDPCLLLRSDRFIRPNFVYWSMVRSSYDNDDDDDEGTSDEDDIEICTAGKGMNIADGVARSYDQDLDEFDNEMSKMSITPKVAQWFGGELQPEMQMPSRIRPCPESL is encoded by the exons ATGGGAATGGTATTACCAGCTGAGCAGGCAGGCTATGCTGAGATGGAGAATGTTGAGATTACAGATACAGAGTTGTTCTATCATGTTAGAGGTGCCCTTAAATCCGCTCTCGAG GGTGATCCGGACAAATATAACCAGCTTGTTGGGGTTATGCACTGTAAGGAACGCCTTGTACCTGAAGAGGTGGCCCTACTAGTG ACATGTTTAAAAGCTTTGTCAGGATCAGTTTCTTGTCTAGACATTGTTCACCATCAAAGTCTTCTTTCATCT ATTTTAGGAATGAGCATGTGGAACTATGGGACTGATGTAATGGATGCTTTGATGGAATTACTTATATCCTTG GCTACATCTGGTGGGCAGTATGTCGATTTGTGCTTGGAAATGCTTGTGAACAATTTTGTGCCTCCTCCTTCATTCATATCATTGTTGAATCAGCCACGTGGCATTTTACGAAAGGGCCAAGTCACTGATCGTGTCCATTCGACTTTAATAGACATTGCAGAGTTAGTTCCTCTCTCCCCCTTGAGACTTGAGAAGATAGTAAAGGAGAAGATGCAGAAGATGCCAATCAATTACACAAAGGAACCA TTCATCATGGCATATGTGGAGAACATGTTAAAACTGGAGGGTGGAGCAATTGGTGGTCTTGTTGGGAGAACAATGCTTGTGGCAATTATGGATTGGCTGATAGATCTGGAT GTAGACATTGCATGGGATGAAATCTTAAATGAGGATTTCACCAAATGCATCTTCGATATGGAGCTGGAAGATCTGGATGGTCCTGTAGATGATGGTCAGCAAGATGGTGACCAG CTCCGAATTTCTTGGATGGAACGGCTTGGAAATGCCAGTGCTCAAAAATTGGATAGCTTGATGGTGCTTACCTTTGAACACCTTAACTTTTGCAAAGAGAGTGGACGCCTGAGTCAG GTTTTTGAGACTCTTCTCCAGTCTTTTCAGCATACTGTTTTGACGGCATACAAGTCTAAATTTGCCCAG TTTGTGATGTTTTATGCCTGTACCCTGGATCCTGAAAACTGCGGCAGGAGATTTGctgatacactatttgatatattTAAGAGCAGTATCTATCCACAATGGAG AATGAGTGCTGTTGCCTATCTTGCTAGTTATTTGGCTCGTGCAAAGTTTTTCTCTATCTCATCTGTTGCTGAATATGTAGAAAG TTTGGTTGAATGGTGTTCCACTTATTGCTCCAACCAGAATGGTGGCATCAATCCAAAAGCTCACAAGGAATTCTATGCTGGGTGCCAG GCCATGATGTACATACTTTGTTTTCGCATGAGATCAATGCTTGCTATTCCTCGTATCAGGTCGCGGCTCTCAAAGCACATAGAGGATATCCTAAGGCATCCATTGAGCCCATTAATG GTATGCTTGCCATCAGTAGTGAAAGAATTTCTTAGGTTGGCAAAAGTAACTAATCTTGATGTGCCTGATAACTTTGTATCAAGTGGTCTGCTCGAATCCGATCTTTCAATCTCTTTTGGTGGTAGAGAGAGGCTTGACATGTTTTTCCCATTTGATCCTTGTCTGCTATTGAGATCTGACAG ATTCATCCGGCCAAATTTTGTGTACTGGTCAATGGTTCGGAGCTCATATGACaacgacgatgatgatgatgagggtACTAGTGATGAAGACGATATTGAAATCTGTACTGCAGGGAAGGGGATGAATATAGCCGATGGAGTCGCCCGAAGTTATGATCAGGATCTTGATGAATTTGATAATGAAATGAGCAAAATGTCCATAACACCTAAAGTTGCTCaatggtttggaggtgaattacAACCTGAGATGCAGATGCCTTCAAGAATCAGACCTTGTCCCGAGTCCTTGTAG